GTGTCCAAAGCCCCCGAAGGCGTGGCCGATCTGGATGAGGACAACCCGGAAACCAAGGAATACACGCCCGCCTGTGTGCGCACCTGCCCACCCAAGGCGCGCTACTTTGGCGATCTGGACAATCCCGAATCCGAGGTAAACCGCCTGATCGCGGACCAGCGCGGGGTCCGACTGAAAGACCATACCGGCAACCGCCCGCAGGTCTATTACCTTGGCTCTGGCGCGGATGTGCCAGCCTACCAATCCCCAAAGAAAAGCTGAGGAGGGCTGAGAGATGAACAAGGGTAACATCCTGCAAGGGCCGATGGGGCTGGGGCTGATGGTCGTATCAGCCATCGTGGCACTCGCCGCTTTCGGCTACGCCTTTATGGACCTTTCGTCCGTGGGTCACCGCAGCTTCAACACCACTTCGCAAATCCCATGGGGCCAACCCATTGCGACCTATCTCTACTTTGCGCTGGCCTCATCGGGGCTGGGCATGATCGCGGCACTTTCGCTGGTGTTCGGGTTCAAGCAATTTCTGCCCATCGCCAAGCGCGCGATCTTTCTGTCCTTTGTCATCCTGATCGCGGGCATGGCAGTGCTGGCAATGGAGTTGGGTTATGTGTTCCGCATGCTCTGGGTGATCCCGCTGAACATGCAGATCCAGTCGGCCATGTTCTGGATGGGTGTGTTCTATGTCGCTGATCTGATCTTCCTTTTGTGGAAGTTCCAGAAGATGGAAGGACAGGAATGGGACAGCAAGACCAGCAAGCAGATCGGGATCGCTTCGTTTCTGGCCGTGCTCTTGGCCAGCGGCAATCTGGCGCTGATCTTCGGGATGATGAGCATGCGTCCCTTCTGGTTTGACGGGCTGATGCCGATCTACTTCTACCTGACGGCAGTGGCCAGCGGACTGGCAGCAGTGGTGTTCTTCACCTATTTCGCCTACGGTTTCAACCGCGCTGCCATGCCCGAACGTACGCGAGCGATGTTTGAAGGGCCTATGCCCAAGCTGTTCGCCGCAGTGCTGGGCGGGACGGTGCTGTTCATCGCCGTGCGCGCCGTGACAGGCGTTTACACCAACAATCCCGAAATCAGCGTGGTCTGGCGCGAGTTCCTGTTCGCCTCGCCGGTCTATCAGGCGTCGCTCTGGCTCGGCATTGTTGCGCCCTTCGTGATCATGATGATCGCAGGGCTGCGCAGCAATCCTTCCATGCAGGTGCTGGTCTCTATAGCGGTATTCGCGGGGCTGTTTGCTGAGCGCTACTTCTTCGTGGTCGGCGGGCAGGTCGTGCCGCTGTTCCGGGGCACGTGGGAATGGGGCCTGATCCAGTACACGCCGTCAATGACCGAATGGGCGCTCACGATCATGGGATCTGCCATGCTGTTCGCGCTTTATGCGGCTGGAGAGCGGTTCCTGAACCTGTCGGACATGCCCGCCGAACCCGCGCCCGAGGGTGCAACTGCTGCGGCATGAACCGTTGACACAACGCAAGCCAGGGCGGCACCATGCCGCCCTGTCGTATGTCAGGCGCTGGGGAGATTTTGAGATGACCGATACGACTGCCACTGACGCATATTCACGCCGCGACCTGTGGCTGTGTCTGGCACGCGCCTTCGACAAGCCCGAAGGCGACGGTTTCCGTGATGTATTCGCGCAGGATCTGGCGGATGACCTGCAAGCGATTGCCGAGGAAACCGGGCTGGTTGCGCATGAGGACATCGCCGCGCTGCGCATCGACGCCGCCAGGCTGGGAAAAGGCATGGATCTGCTACGCCTCTATTCCAAGCTCTTCATCGCACCGCCTGCGCCTGTGGTGCTGAATGCGGGTTTTTACATGGAGGGCGGCAAGACCGGTCATATCGAACAGGATCTGCGTGCGCTTTATACCCGCCACGGGATCACAAAAAACGACACCATGCGCGATTTTCACGATGCCGTGCCACTGCAACTTGAATTCCTGTCCTTTCTTTACGGTCGCGCAGGCGATTACGCCAAGGCCGCGCAAAACATGGAAGCGCGCGCCTATATCGCCGAGGCCGAGAGCTTCATCGCCCGCTATCCGGTGCGCTGGTGCAGTCCTTTCTTGCGTGAGTTGGACAAGGCCTGTGCCGAGCATGGCCTGAACCGCGCCTATGCGCATCTGGCCCGCATCCTGTGGCTCGCGATCGAGCAGGCCCGCGCTGGCGCCCCGATCGAGGCATTGCCCGCGGGCGCAGACTTGCCACAAGGCTCGTCGCGGGGCCTGGGTGAGGTAACCGCGCAAGATCTGGCCGAAGTCGCCTACCGGCTGGAGCAGGCAGGGCTGGCCTGGGATCATGTCGCCGCAAACGAGGCTTGGGACCAAGACGTCTTCACCGCCCGCTGCGCGCAAGGCGACACGGACACGGTGCGGGCATGACCCTCGCCTGTGTGTCCATTGCGGGGAAGGGACTGACCGACGCCTGCCTTGCGCAGGCCGTGGCGCTGATGCAGGCGCGGGGTCTGCGGCTGGCAGGTACGGTGCAATCGAATCCGCAGCGCGCGGATCGGCCCAAATGCGATATGGACGTGCATGTCCTGCCCGATGGGCCGGTGCTGCGCATCAGCGAGGATCGTGGCCCACATGCGCGCGGATGCCGGTTGGATGCAGGGGTGCTGGAAGCGGCCGTGGTGGCAACGCTGGCCAGGCTTGAGCAAGCGGAATTGCTGGTGGTCAACAAATTCGGCAAGCAAGAGGCCGAAGGACGTGGCTTCGTGCCCGTGATCGCAGAAGCCCTGGCGCGGGAGCTGCCGGTTCTGGTCGGGGTCAATCCGCTCAACCACGGAGCGTTTCACGCATTCGCGGACGGTATGGCGCAGGATCTGCCCGCTGACCCGGATGTCATTGCGTCATGGGCTGTCGCGCAATGCCGCGACCGCGCGGCCTGAGGGGCTGATGACCCGCCTGAGCCTTGTCTTTCTGCTGTGTCTTCTGGCCGCTCCCACGCAGGCCGAAATGGACCCTTCCGACTACGAAGTTCCGCCCGCTGACCTGACACCCGAAGAGGCCGAAGCCCTGCGCGCGCGCATTGCCGCCGAGATCGCGGCAGACCGCGCCCGTGCTGAGGCAGAAGCCGAAGCCCGCCGCGCCGCCGAAGAGGCCGAAGCCTCGCGTCTTGCTGCGCGCCCCGTGGGAGAACAGTTGGTCGATTTGCGCTGCGCGACGTGCCACAGCGCAGACACCTACAGGCAAGCCGATCTGGGCTGGCTGGGCTGGCGTGCTACGGTCTGGCGCATGGATCTGCTCAACGGCGCAGGCGTCGAAGCCGGTGAACACGGGGTGATTGCCGACTGGCTATACGCGCAGCACCCACCGACAGGTGCGCGCGCGGCACTGGAATGGCTGGCGCTTCTGTTCGCGGCAGTGGCTTTGCCGCTGCCATTTGCGCTCTGGCGGCGCCGGAAACACAAAACCTGAAACCGACAAGGGAACTCTGCATGTCCGTCACCAAAGATACCATCCTTGCGCAGTTACAAACCGTGCCATTGCCCGATGGCGGCAACCTGATCAGCGCCGACATGGTGCGTGCGTTGCAGATCGAAGGCGGCAAGGTGCGTTTCGTGCTGGAAGCGCCGGATACAGTCAGCGCGCAAAGGCTTGGCCCCGTGCAACAAGCCGCCACTGCCGCGTTGCGCGCGCTGGATGGTGTGGATGAAGTGCAGATCGCCATCACCGCGCATCAGTCCAAAGGACAACCCCCTGCCGGGCAAGGCGCGCCGCCACAGCTGGAAATCGGCCGCCACCCCACAGGCAAGCCGGAACCGAAAACCATTCCCGGCGTCAAGCGCATCCTTGCCATCGGTTCGGGCAAGGGCGGCGTCGGCAAGTCTACGGTGTCATCGAACCTTGCAGTGGCGATGGCGCGGCAGGGCTGGAAGGTGGGCCTGCTTGATGCCGATATCTACGGACCCAGCCAGCCGCGCATGATGGGGCTGGATCGCCCGCCCATGTCGCCCGATGGCAAGCAGATCATCCCGCTGGAATCGCATGGGGTGAAGTTCATGTCGATTGGTGTGCTGTTGCCCAAGGATGAAGCCGTGATCTGGCGCGGTCCGATGCTGATGGGCGCGTTGCAGCAGCTTCTGAACGATGTGCGCTGGGGCAGTCTGGATGTGCTGATTGTCGATATGCCGCCGGGAACAGGCGATATTCAACTGACGCTTTGCACCTATTTCGACGTGACGGGTGCGATTGTCGTCTCTACCCCCCAAGACGTGGCGATGCTGGATGCGCAAAAGGCGCTGGTGGCGTTTAGCAAACTGGGGACCGAGGTGATTGGCCTGATCGAGAACATGTCCGGCTATATCTGCCCCGAATGTGGGCATGAGGCGCATATCTTTGGTCAGGGCGGTGTGCGCGCCGAGGCTGCGAAACTGGGCATGCCACTTCTTGCGGAAATCCCGATCAGCCTCGATGTGCGCCTGTCCGGGGATGAAGGCAGGCCCATTGCGCTGGGGGATGACGCTATTGCGGTGATCTACGGCAAACTTGCCGCGCGGCTGATCGAGGCGGCAGAGAACAAGGCGCAGGAAGACTGAGTATGGCGCCCATTTGGCTGATGGTTTTTGGCCTCTGCCCGAAATGAGTGCTGCAACGCATTGAGAGGGGAAGCATCATGGATATCCATCGTCCCAAGGAGGGATCTGGATGCGACTGCGACGCGCAGGACATGCTGAAAGCCATTATCAGCATTGACGAAGCCCTTGCGCGCATTGCAGCGCATGTCACCCCGATTGATGAAGCCAACACAGTTCCGTTGAGTAAGGGTTTGGGTCGCATCCTCGCGCAGCCAGTTCGCGCACAAGGCCGCGCGCCCTCTTTCGACAACGCCGCAATGGACGGCTACGCGGTTGCAACCACTTCCTTGACGGGGGACGGGCCGTGGATGCTGAAGGTCATAGCGCGTGTTCCTGCGGGGCATGAAGCGACGCAGAAGCTTTCGGGTCCGTGCGCTGTGCGTATTTTTACCGGCGCTCCGGTTCCTGATGGCGCTGATGCAGTTGTCATGCAGGAAGACGTCACGCGTGTCGGTGATACTGTTCAGCTTCACAGACGGCCTGCGGCTGGACAGAATATCCGGCGAGCAGGAAGTGATATGGAAAAGGGCGCGACCATACTGGACAAGGGCCACAGGCTCGGTCCAGGTGAAATCGCCGCCGGTGCCGCCGCCGGTGCGGGCACCGTCCATGTCCAGCGCAGGCTTCGGGTCGCACTTATTGTCACAGGTGACGAGGTTCGCGAGGCCGGGGGGGAGCGGGCGGCCGCCCAGATATGGGATGTGAATACGCCGATGCTTGCGGCAGCCATGGACTCAAAGGCCCTTGAGATTGTCGCAACTGTGCAGGGTGCCGACAACTGTGCGCGGCTCGCTTCGCAAATGAAAGAACTGGCAGAGCAGGCCGACCTAATCGTCACCACTGGCGGGATCTCGGTCGGGGAAGAGGATCATGTCATTCCAGCGTTCGCCGGTCTGGACGGTGAGATGATATTCAGCCGCGTGGCGATCAAGCCGGGAAAGCCGGTGTCCTTTGGGCGCATTGGAACCATATTCTGGCTTGGCTTGCCCGGAAATCCGCTATCGGCCTATGTCACGTGGAACGTCTTTGGCAGAGCACTTGTGAAGGGAT
The Roseinatronobacter monicus DNA segment above includes these coding regions:
- a CDS encoding DUF2478 domain-containing protein; this encodes MTLACVSIAGKGLTDACLAQAVALMQARGLRLAGTVQSNPQRADRPKCDMDVHVLPDGPVLRISEDRGPHARGCRLDAGVLEAAVVATLARLEQAELLVVNKFGKQEAEGRGFVPVIAEALARELPVLVGVNPLNHGAFHAFADGMAQDLPADPDVIASWAVAQCRDRAA
- a CDS encoding TorD/DmsD family molecular chaperone, with the protein product MTDTTATDAYSRRDLWLCLARAFDKPEGDGFRDVFAQDLADDLQAIAEETGLVAHEDIAALRIDAARLGKGMDLLRLYSKLFIAPPAPVVLNAGFYMEGGKTGHIEQDLRALYTRHGITKNDTMRDFHDAVPLQLEFLSFLYGRAGDYAKAAQNMEARAYIAEAESFIARYPVRWCSPFLRELDKACAEHGLNRAYAHLARILWLAIEQARAGAPIEALPAGADLPQGSSRGLGEVTAQDLAEVAYRLEQAGLAWDHVAANEAWDQDVFTARCAQGDTDTVRA
- the glp gene encoding gephyrin-like molybdotransferase Glp; translation: MDIHRPKEGSGCDCDAQDMLKAIISIDEALARIAAHVTPIDEANTVPLSKGLGRILAQPVRAQGRAPSFDNAAMDGYAVATTSLTGDGPWMLKVIARVPAGHEATQKLSGPCAVRIFTGAPVPDGADAVVMQEDVTRVGDTVQLHRRPAAGQNIRRAGSDMEKGATILDKGHRLGPGEIAAGAAAGAGTVHVQRRLRVALIVTGDEVREAGGERAAAQIWDVNTPMLAAAMDSKALEIVATVQGADNCARLASQMKELAEQADLIVTTGGISVGEEDHVIPAFAGLDGEMIFSRVAIKPGKPVSFGRIGTIFWLGLPGNPLSAYVTWNVFGRALVKGLIGETAPVSARRHVITNAPIHRKPGRVELRLATLCGIDADGREIVDFEAATLSGCVSRLPIAHGLIYLPAEVEYLPTGALVQFQPFCPV
- a CDS encoding Mrp/NBP35 family ATP-binding protein — encoded protein: MSVTKDTILAQLQTVPLPDGGNLISADMVRALQIEGGKVRFVLEAPDTVSAQRLGPVQQAATAALRALDGVDEVQIAITAHQSKGQPPAGQGAPPQLEIGRHPTGKPEPKTIPGVKRILAIGSGKGGVGKSTVSSNLAVAMARQGWKVGLLDADIYGPSQPRMMGLDRPPMSPDGKQIIPLESHGVKFMSIGVLLPKDEAVIWRGPMLMGALQQLLNDVRWGSLDVLIVDMPPGTGDIQLTLCTYFDVTGAIVVSTPQDVAMLDAQKALVAFSKLGTEVIGLIENMSGYICPECGHEAHIFGQGGVRAEAAKLGMPLLAEIPISLDVRLSGDEGRPIALGDDAIAVIYGKLAARLIEAAENKAQED
- the nrfD gene encoding NrfD/PsrC family molybdoenzyme membrane anchor subunit, yielding MNKGNILQGPMGLGLMVVSAIVALAAFGYAFMDLSSVGHRSFNTTSQIPWGQPIATYLYFALASSGLGMIAALSLVFGFKQFLPIAKRAIFLSFVILIAGMAVLAMELGYVFRMLWVIPLNMQIQSAMFWMGVFYVADLIFLLWKFQKMEGQEWDSKTSKQIGIASFLAVLLASGNLALIFGMMSMRPFWFDGLMPIYFYLTAVASGLAAVVFFTYFAYGFNRAAMPERTRAMFEGPMPKLFAAVLGGTVLFIAVRAVTGVYTNNPEISVVWREFLFASPVYQASLWLGIVAPFVIMMIAGLRSNPSMQVLVSIAVFAGLFAERYFFVVGGQVVPLFRGTWEWGLIQYTPSMTEWALTIMGSAMLFALYAAGERFLNLSDMPAEPAPEGATAAA